The window CATTGAGATGTCAGCGCTTCGATATTGGCTTGGTTCTCCGGCGTGCGCGACACCATCAGCATTTCGGTGCTACGCACGTTATCGAGGAAGGCGCCCTCCTCGTGATATTCCTCCACGACCTGATTGTTGGCGCCACTGTCATACGTCAACACCCGCAGGGCGCTCAGCACACCCAGCGCCGCGGCGCCCAGATTCTCGAAGCTTTGCCTCGCGGTGGCCCCGGGGGAGGGGCCGGCGCGCTCGGCGCCGCGCAAGTCGCGAATATTAAGCACTGGAGCGTACTGCGCCGGTTCGCGCAGCAAATACCAATCGTCGGCGTCGCCGGTCTGTCCGAGCGGGCTGGAAAAATACTGGCTGCGATAGACGCTATGCATCGCCGCATCTCGTGTCAGCAGCACGCATCGTCTCTGCGATCCTTCCACGCGCCATTTTTCGTTGAGAGCCGTCAATTTCGCCAAACTGACGCCATCGCGTTTGGCGTTGGTGTCGCTCTTTGTGCGCGTTTCGGCGATGGCTCGATATAACGTGGTCGCGAGATCTTCGTCGTAGTCGAGCGCTGCACCGGTCACGACATTCTCTGTCATGATACGACCAGAGCGAACGATCTTGGTTAGACGGTGGAGCACGCTCGTGTCGCGCATGAGCCCCAGGAGGGCCTTGTCATCGATCTGCGTCAGCAATTCCTTGACGATCTGAATGGGGCTCCCGCTCGGAGAGAAGTTTATCTCAGCGTTCTCGGATCCATAAGCGACCTGCGTTTCGCGGGTGCTCTCTTTGATTTGGCTCTGCAGATAATTGCGGAAAGTGGTGAATTCATCGTAGTGTTCCTGCGTAACGAAGAGAAAATTGCGCGCTTGCCCCGGCAGACGACCGCTCGCAATGTAGCTCGCCGTCTCGAAGGCGCCGACAATCACGCCCGTCGCCTCTGGACCCAATTCGTTTTCAAGTTTGTAGTCGAAGAAATCGTCCAGTGTCTCAGGGCGCGCAACACCGAACAAATTCGTAGCGTGGGCCAGATTCATGATCGTGCCGAGTTCGATGAGCACGTTCGCGTCGCAGAAATAGAATATTTCGGCCTTCTTCTTGCGGCGGCCGTCGAATTCATTTGCGCGCACCAACCGGCGCATCAGCACCGTGTGGCGCACATAGACTGAGGTATCAAGCACGCGGGATGTTTCACTCACCGTTGCCTCCCGCCGCGAGCTGCTCTTCATTCCACAATTGGAAGACGTCCTGGAGCAGGCCTCCGACAGGGACCTGAACCCAAGGGTGGGAGCGATTAATCGAGTTCACGCGGATGAGTTGCTGCAGATCGCTGCTGTGGCGATTGGCGCGTTCGGACCTTGTGGCGCGCGATGGGTCTAACCTTATTTTGAAATAAAGCGCATGGTTGAACTCGCGGCGCAAGCTATCCGAGAAAAGAGCGCGGACATCGTCCGAGAGCGTCCCGCTATACTCGATTGCTGCGATGAACGTCTCCAAGCCAATGAGCGCTGCGAGTGCACGCGCGATCTCGGCGCGTGCCAACGGGCTTAGGCGGGCGAGTTCGCGGGCGAAGCGGTTGACGTGAAACGCCCATGTCGCAGGAGAAGTCTGGGCGCTGGCCACCAGACAGGCGGCCGTATGACGATCACGCGCCCATACCTCATGAACACGCAATTGGGCCTCGAAAGCCGCGACCGCGCTGGCGTCATTGAGTTTGGCGAGGGTGTGAAATCCCGAGGCCACGATCGTGTCGAGCTGGCCTGCTGATAAAAAGTCCAACGCGCCTGAGCGCACGACATGAACGATCGCGTCCGCCGCGCCGATCGGACGCCAACGTCGGGTTAGCTCAAGCAGGATGGGCAATCCGCCACGCTCAGGTGTCCAATGGTTGAGAGCGAGAACGATGCCGGCGTCGCGGGCGGCGAACTCGACGCCCAATTGGGCGTTCACATACCTAGCCACGGAACGCGCGATCGATTCGCGCGGACTAAGTAGAATGGGCGAGAACGCCGTGCGTCGGATCGCCGAGGCTTCGTCACTCGCTCGTGACGCGCCGATCAAGAGCCATTGGCCCCAAACTTGGGCGTTCCAATCCTTCATGGCAGCCCCAAGTGTCTCTTGAGATCGGCCACGACCACGTCGATCGTGCGGAAGCTCTCAAGCGCGCTTTGAAAGTGCAGATCCTCGTCGTGGACAACGCTCGCGCTGCGCGCGCAGAAGACGTCCAGGTCGGTGATGATGCCGTCTAGCGCCAGTGGAGGTGCGACCGCTTCCATGACGCCGTCCGTGATCGCCGGCGGCAAGCTGGTGAGATCGGCCGTGGCGCCAAAGTGCGGAGGCCGTGTCGCGTCCAGATGACCCACCTTCAGGCGCGAATGTTCTGGACCGTCGAGCGCGGTGGGGCGTCGCGCGCTTGTGGTCAATTGCGCGCATCGAGCAGGCGTGCTCACCAAAATGAAATGACCGCTGCGCCGATCGGCGGGGAAACCAAGCAAGGCCAATAGATCCTCGCCAGTGCGCTTGGTGTGGCTTGCGTCCAAGATCTCGCTGTAATGGGTAAACCACCACATGCCGTGATGATGGCCCAAGATGGCGCCCGCGCGCAGGCGCGGGCTGGGCAGGTCGGCATCCTCGTCCATGGGAATCGCGCCATCGAGATCATCGATGAGGGAGGCGGGCTGTTGCAGCGCGCCCGACAAGTGCATGGCGTGAGCGAAGCCGTCGTTCTCCCGCGCGCCCACTTGATAGCAATCGGGACCACAGCACGATCCCGCGTACGCAGCGATGCGAGCCGCAGCCGCTTGCGCCAATTGCGCCTTGCTCCAACTCGGCTCGTCGATCGCAAGCGCGGAGGCGAGCGCATCCAATATGTTCTGTCGCAGGCCAGGCGCCGAGGCGGCGAAATGCGAATCCAATGACCAATGCAGATTGCGCAACAACACGCTCCCGTGGGGATCGGCCTTGAGCAGGTCGAGGTTGCGTTGCGCGATCACGGGGTCAAGGCTCATGCGGTCCACCCCGCTTCAGGAAAGCGAAGGGGCGTCATGGCGCGCGCCCAGGAAGTGAACTCTTCGGCGTCGCTCGAACGCGTCCGCTCTTTTCCAGGCTGGCGAAGATACGGCGCATGAGATCCACGTCCGATTGGGAATAGGCGCAGAACACAACCAAATCGATGTCGTTCGGCGCGACCAGCGGGCCGAAATCCTCAAGTGCGTCGATGGCCGAACTGACCAACAAGCCCGCGATCTGGGTTGGCTCTCGGCGCGCTTGCCCTGCACCCAGGAGCGGGATCGCCACCGAACGCCCGGGCGGGTGCGTTTGGCCGTTCATCGTGAGATCGCGCGCCTTCAGCAATATCTTGGCGACGCACTCTGACAAACGTGGGTCGGAAATGCTTTCAAAACCGCGCCCGTGCACGCCCCGGACGGAGGCCGCATGCAGCAGCGCCTTCACGCCATGGGTGGACTGAAGGCGGCCGCTCGTCGTCACCAAGACATCGCCTTCGTCGATATGATGCCTATTGCCCATCTCAGCCTTGAGCGCGATCGCGATCGTGTCTTCAAAGGTGGGGCTTAGCGGATCTGGGTCGGCCGCGCCGTGATAGCGCACGGTCGATGACACCGAACGCTCCACCGTGCGCGCCATCAGCATTTGGGTGTTCTCGGAATTGACCCAATAATCGATCGCTTCGCCGCCTTTCAGATTGCAGATGTCTCCAGAGCGAAAGCCAATGAAGCGCCCTGGCGCATTCACCAATTCGAACGTGCGATCCTGGCGTCCCGCCGCGGGGCTCACCACGCGCTCCACCCGCAAGCCCTTGACGTGGTAGTGAACCGGGCTGTCGATGGTGGATTGATTGGCCGCGTCGAGGATGCGCCCCTTCAGCGTGTCCACGGCGTCCGTCACCGTCTTCTTCGCGAGCGTGACGTCAAGGATTGGAATGTCTTTGACATCGAAAGGCGCGGCAAGCGGCGTGAGTGTTGGTCTTAAGAGTCCGTTGCGCTCAACGGCAAGATCGCCGCCGACAAGTCGCACCAACACGGTTCCAAATTGGCTGAGGCCGTGTCGCACGCCCAATTCATAAAACACATTTGCGTTTGGATAGGTGATGTCGGCCACGACCACATCGGCCTTGAAGATCTGATTGAGAAAATCACCCGTGATCGAGCCCGGCGCCTCGCGCGTGTCAGCGCGCTCGACGTCGAAGTCGGCGCCAATCGCGGCGGGCTCAATCAGCTTCTTGAACACCACGTCGAAGTTGACGCGCGCGCGTCCGACCGGCTTGACGCCGAATGGCATGACCACAAAGCACAGGCCCTTTTTGCGCGCCACGCCGGGTCCCCCAACCTTGCTTGCACTTTATAGTTGCAACCGAACGCGGTGTTTGTCCAGCCAAAGCGCGCCGATCAGGGTTTTCGCGTCGGCGAGGCGCCCGCCCTGGGCATCGGCGATGAAGTCCTCCACGCTCCGCTCGACAAGGCGGATGTCTTCTTCTGCGTCGCGCAATCGCTTTGACACCGCCTCGTCAGGCGACACACCAACAAGGGCTGCGTAATAGAGGTAGATGCGCTCTGAGCTGGCGCCTGGTGAAACGTAAAAAGTCGCAATGTGTTCAAGCGCATCTGGGCGTGCGCCGAT is drawn from Vitreimonas flagellata and contains these coding sequences:
- a CDS encoding macro domain-containing protein, with the protein product MARKKGLCFVVMPFGVKPVGRARVNFDVVFKKLIEPAAIGADFDVERADTREAPGSITGDFLNQIFKADVVVADITYPNANVFYELGVRHGLSQFGTVLVRLVGGDLAVERNGLLRPTLTPLAAPFDVKDIPILDVTLAKKTVTDAVDTLKGRILDAANQSTIDSPVHYHVKGLRVERVVSPAAGRQDRTFELVNAPGRFIGFRSGDICNLKGGEAIDYWVNSENTQMLMARTVERSVSSTVRYHGAADPDPLSPTFEDTIAIALKAEMGNRHHIDEGDVLVTTSGRLQSTHGVKALLHAASVRGVHGRGFESISDPRLSECVAKILLKARDLTMNGQTHPPGRSVAIPLLGAGQARREPTQIAGLLVSSAIDALEDFGPLVAPNDIDLVVFCAYSQSDVDLMRRIFASLEKSGRVRATPKSSLPGRAP